The genomic segment CACTGCATTGAGGACAGTTTTCATGTTCTAAAGCGTGCTCATGAGCTTTAAATAATTGTTTATCAATCTTTCCAGACATTCAATGAAACCTTAATGCGTTATACCAACATCTGCAGTATAAAGTAATTCTTCCATCTGCGTATAAGCACTCTCTTGACCAGGAACGTTAAATAACACCATCAGCACAACCCATTTCAGGTCATCTAATGATAATTCTTCCGTTTCTAAGGCCATCACTTGCTCGATAACCATTTCTCGAGTTTCACTCGTCAGTACTTTAATTTGCTCTAAGAAAAGTAAAAAACCACGACAATCTGTATCGATCCCATCAATTTCTTGTTGCGTATATACACGCATTGACGTTGATGTACTTTGCTCTACGTGCGTATAAGAATCATCTTCTTGCAAGCGTGCTAAATCTTCCAGCCAATCTAATGCTTTATATACCGCATCTTGATGAAAGCCAGCTTTAAGTAATTCGTCTTCTAATTTCTCTTGGTCTACACTCAGTTCAACATCACTATGGATATATGTTTCAAATAGATACATAAGAACATCCATCATGGCTAGCCCCTCCGCTTTTTAATGTAACCCCCTG from the Aliivibrio wodanis genome contains:
- a CDS encoding protein smg homolog → MMDVLMYLFETYIHSDVELSVDQEKLEDELLKAGFHQDAVYKALDWLEDLARLQEDDSYTHVEQSTSTSMRVYTQQEIDGIDTDCRGFLLFLEQIKVLTSETREMVIEQVMALETEELSLDDLKWVVLMVLFNVPGQESAYTQMEELLYTADVGITH